The Apibacter raozihei genome contains a region encoding:
- a CDS encoding DeoR/GlpR family DNA-binding transcription regulator codes for MLKEERHQYILKKLKQDYRVQVTMLSEELLISDDTLRRDLAELNKLGLLTRVHGGAIAKSGIPVEFTKRLDTGIPEKQELAKKAIPLFSENDIILIDGGTSNLELARQLPNDIHLTIYTNSFPVVNELIDRESIDLMFLGGNVFPSSRITTGVPVIKALQTFTADWYVLGASNIHPEKGTTDPNREEAFTKIAMTERSKQILVLGDSYKLNTAETYTTAQLSHIDYLIVKDEQVHQIKSTWLNDAMHCTVI; via the coding sequence ATGCTTAAAGAAGAGCGTCACCAATACATACTTAAGAAACTCAAACAGGATTACAGAGTTCAGGTAACAATGCTAAGCGAAGAATTGCTTATATCTGATGATACCCTGCGAAGAGATCTTGCTGAACTAAATAAATTAGGTCTTTTAACCAGAGTTCATGGGGGAGCTATAGCCAAATCAGGCATTCCTGTTGAATTTACTAAACGACTGGATACCGGAATCCCTGAAAAACAAGAACTTGCTAAAAAAGCAATTCCTTTATTTTCTGAAAATGACATTATTTTAATTGATGGAGGAACTTCTAATCTGGAACTGGCAAGGCAATTACCGAATGATATACATCTGACCATTTACACCAATAGTTTTCCTGTTGTAAATGAATTAATAGACAGAGAATCTATAGATTTAATGTTTTTAGGAGGAAATGTCTTTCCTTCTTCACGCATTACTACGGGTGTGCCTGTCATAAAAGCCTTACAAACTTTTACTGCTGACTGGTATGTGTTGGGAGCTAGTAATATACACCCTGAAAAAGGAACCACAGACCCTAACCGAGAAGAAGCTTTTACTAAAATAGCTATGACGGAACGAAGCAAGCAAATTTTGGTTTTAGGAGACAGTTATAAACTTAACACCGCAGAAACCTATACAACTGCTCAGCTTTCCCATATAGATTATCTTATTGTAAAAGACGAGCAGGTTCATCAAATAAAATCAACCTGGCTGAATGATGCTATGCATTGTACGGTCATTTAA
- a CDS encoding 5' nucleotidase, NT5C type yields MKKQILVDMDGVLADFYTQFLKKESEQSGTLIELSTLSGKPESEAFPNFNSIIRSEGFFRTAPLIEGSVEGLNYLNDKYKVLIVSSATEFPNSLKEKLDWLAEFFPFISWKQVVLCGNKDCVRGDIMIDDHPKNLDFFEGDKIIFSQPHNIFIKNDDYIRVNNWNQITDIL; encoded by the coding sequence ATGAAAAAACAAATTTTAGTTGACATGGACGGCGTACTGGCCGATTTCTATACTCAATTTTTAAAAAAAGAATCTGAACAATCAGGAACATTAATAGAGTTGTCTACTTTAAGCGGAAAGCCGGAATCCGAAGCTTTTCCAAACTTTAATTCTATTATCAGATCAGAAGGATTCTTCAGAACGGCTCCTTTAATTGAAGGAAGTGTCGAAGGGCTTAATTACCTTAATGATAAATACAAAGTATTAATTGTTTCTTCAGCTACAGAGTTTCCGAACAGTCTAAAAGAAAAATTAGATTGGCTGGCTGAATTTTTCCCGTTCATTTCATGGAAACAGGTGGTTCTGTGTGGTAATAAAGATTGTGTAAGAGGAGATATTATGATTGACGACCATCCTAAAAATCTGGATTTTTTTGAAGGTGATAAAATAATATTTAGTCAACCTCATAATATCTTTATAAAAAACGATGACTACATCCGTGTTAACAATTGGAATCAAATAACTGATATTCTTTAA